From Vigna unguiculata cultivar IT97K-499-35 chromosome 5, ASM411807v1, whole genome shotgun sequence, the proteins below share one genomic window:
- the LOC114184277 gene encoding uncharacterized protein LOC114184277 isoform X1: MVERGGSSGGTTTRLLPTAAEDGGDSDRESSERPREPWKGEYVKSIVFAGLDAIITCFALISSINASTRSSGHVLVLGFSNLVADAISMGFGDSVSASSEQEVIIEERKVTEWDVINQRKKEQSELINHYQALGMDCNDATMFVTWCKVVNIFTKYKDIMVDQRMMADKGVLPADQEVKPWKNGLVTFASFMLFGSVPLLSFIILIPFTDNESIKFVSACLASALALALLGVAKARIAGQNIMFSVAVTLFSGSIAAASAYLVGWMLKHIAGLES; encoded by the exons ATGGTTGAGAGAGGTGGCAGCAGTGGTGGCACCACCACAAGGCTCCTCCCGACAGCGGCGGAGGACGGTGGTGACTCAGACAGAGAGAGTAGTGAGAGACCAAGAGAGCCTTGGAAGGGAGAATATGTAAAGAGCATAGTTTTTGCAGGGCTTGATGCCATTATCACTTGCTTTGCTCTCATTTCTTCCATCAATGCTAGCACTAGATCCTCTg GGCATGTGCTGGTTCTTGGATTCTCAAACCTTGTGGCAGATGCAATATCAATGGGGTTTGGGGACTCTGTGTCTGCTAGCTCTGAGCAGGAAGTGATCATTGAGGAAAGGAAAGTGACAGAATGGGATGTTATCAACCAAAGGAAAAAGGAGCAATCAGAGTTAATCAATCACTATCAAGCTCTTGGGATGGACTGCAATGATGCAACCATG TTTGTTACTTGGTGCAAGGTTGTGAACATATTCACAAAGTACAAGGACATCATGGTAGACCAGAGAATGATGGCAGACAAGGGAGTGCTGCCAGCAGATCAAGAAGTGAAGCCATGGAAGAATGGCCTTGTGACCTTTGCATCCTTTATGCTCTTTGGCTCAGTTCCTTTGctatccttcatcatcctcatACCATTCACTGACAATGAATCTATCAAGTTTGTTAGTGCTTGCCTAGCTTCTGCACTTGCCCTTGCTCTTCTTGGGGTGGCAAAGGCAAGGATTGCTGGCCAAAACATCATGTTCTCTGTGGCTGTCACACTTTTCAGTGGTTCCATAGCTGCAGCTTCTGCTTATTTAGTAGGGTGGATGCTTAAGCATATAGCAGGATTAGAGAGTTGA
- the LOC114184277 gene encoding uncharacterized protein LOC114184277 isoform X2, translated as MVERGGSSGGTTTRLLPTAAEDGGDSDRESSERPREPWKGEYVKSIVFAGLDAIITCFALISSINASTRSSGHVLVLGFSNLVADAISMGFGDSVSASSEQEVIIEERKVTEWDVINQRKKEQSELINHYQALGMDCNDATMVVNIFTKYKDIMVDQRMMADKGVLPADQEVKPWKNGLVTFASFMLFGSVPLLSFIILIPFTDNESIKFVSACLASALALALLGVAKARIAGQNIMFSVAVTLFSGSIAAASAYLVGWMLKHIAGLES; from the exons ATGGTTGAGAGAGGTGGCAGCAGTGGTGGCACCACCACAAGGCTCCTCCCGACAGCGGCGGAGGACGGTGGTGACTCAGACAGAGAGAGTAGTGAGAGACCAAGAGAGCCTTGGAAGGGAGAATATGTAAAGAGCATAGTTTTTGCAGGGCTTGATGCCATTATCACTTGCTTTGCTCTCATTTCTTCCATCAATGCTAGCACTAGATCCTCTg GGCATGTGCTGGTTCTTGGATTCTCAAACCTTGTGGCAGATGCAATATCAATGGGGTTTGGGGACTCTGTGTCTGCTAGCTCTGAGCAGGAAGTGATCATTGAGGAAAGGAAAGTGACAGAATGGGATGTTATCAACCAAAGGAAAAAGGAGCAATCAGAGTTAATCAATCACTATCAAGCTCTTGGGATGGACTGCAATGATGCAACCATG GTTGTGAACATATTCACAAAGTACAAGGACATCATGGTAGACCAGAGAATGATGGCAGACAAGGGAGTGCTGCCAGCAGATCAAGAAGTGAAGCCATGGAAGAATGGCCTTGTGACCTTTGCATCCTTTATGCTCTTTGGCTCAGTTCCTTTGctatccttcatcatcctcatACCATTCACTGACAATGAATCTATCAAGTTTGTTAGTGCTTGCCTAGCTTCTGCACTTGCCCTTGCTCTTCTTGGGGTGGCAAAGGCAAGGATTGCTGGCCAAAACATCATGTTCTCTGTGGCTGTCACACTTTTCAGTGGTTCCATAGCTGCAGCTTCTGCTTATTTAGTAGGGTGGATGCTTAAGCATATAGCAGGATTAGAGAGTTGA